AGTTTGAGCGGACTGTCCCGTAACACGTGGCTTTCTGTCAAGCATTTTGTCGAGTTCATCCAAAAGGCTTTCGGGACTTACTCCGATTTTTTCTACTAAAGGCGGAACAATTCCGTCCTCTTGTTCTAAAAGAACATATAAAAGATGTTCACTTTCAACCTGACTGTGGTCGTCTCTTTGGGCAAGCGAAGAAGCCTCTTGAACGGCTTCCGATGCTTTAACTGTATACTTATCTATATTCATGTATAAAAAATAATAAAAATTCGGAAAAAAATCAATATTCTGCAAAAATAATGCTAAAATATTTACTGAATTTAGAAAGGCTAACTTGTCATATTTTACATCATCATATATAATGCTGAAACTGCCTTTTTTACATAGGCAAATACATTTTCTAGGAGTTCTTCATGGATAAAAAAAAGAACAAGGAAGTTTCAGGCTTCCTCAAAGGAGTTGAAAGGATCGGAAACAAGCTGCCGCATCCTGCTATAATTTTCTTAATTTTAAGTATCATTGTAATCATCGTTTCTGCACTCGCAGAAGCCTACGGTACCCCCGTTACCTACTTTGATGCAAAAAAGGGAAAAGAAGTTACTATCGGAGCTGTTTCGCTTTTAAACCTTGACGGTCTTAGGTACATTCTAAACACTGCTACAAAGAATTTTACAGGCTTTGCACCTTTGGGAACAGTTTTGGTTGCCATGCTCGGTGTAGGCGTTGCAGAATGGACAGGTCTTATCAATACCTCTCTTAAAAAGCTTCTTTCAGGTGTTCACCCCAGACTTTTGACTGTTGTTGTTGTTTTTGCAGGTATTATGAGCAATGTAGCTTCGGACGCAGGTTATGTTGTTGTTATCCCCCTCGGAGCCATCGTATTTGCTAATGCAGGCCGCCACCCGATGGCCGGTCTTGCAGCCGCTTTCGCAGGCGTTTCGGGAGGTTTCTCTGCCAACCTCATGCTCGGTACAATCGACCCTCTTTTGACAGGTATTACGGTTGAAGCCTTGCACAATGCCGGAATGGATATAGCTATCGACCCGACTTGTAACTGGTTCTTTATGATTGTTTCGACATTTATACTTACCGTTGTAGGTACATTTGTTACGGAAAAAATTGTTGAAAAAAACTTAGGAACATATAACGGCTCATATAAGCCGGATAATATGCCTATTTCCGATGTTGAAAACAAGGGACTCAAACTTGCAGGTATTTCCGTTTTAATTATGGCTGTTATTTTAATCATCGGACTTTTCGGTCTTCCCAAGCTCCCCGGTCTTGCAGTTTTAAGAGAAATCGATCCTAAAACAGGGGAAAGCTCAATTTCAAACTTTATGCACGGCGGCCTTTTACCGGTCATTCTTTTAATCTTCTTGATTCCCGGTCTTATCTATGGAAAGAAAACAGGAAAGATTAATTCTTCACACGATCTTGTTAAGGGTATGTCGCAGGCTATGAGCTCGATGGGCGGTTATCTCGTATTGAGCTTTTTCGCTGCACAGTTTGTAAACTACTTCGGAAAAACAAACCTCGGAACAATTATTTCGGTAAACGGTGCAAACTTCTTAAAGAGCATCGGCTTTACAGGCTTGCCGCTTATAATCTCCTTTGTTATTATTTCGGCCTTCCTTAACCTCTTCATGGGTTCGGCTTCTGCAAAGTGGGCTATTATGGCTCCTATCTTTGTTCCCATGATGGTAAACCTCGGCCTTTCACCTGCCTTAACACAGGTTGCATACCGAATCGGAGATTCAAGTACAAACCTCATCACGCCCTTGATGAGCTATTTTGCAATGATTGTTGTATTTATGAAAAAATACGATGAAGATTCCGGTCTTGGAACATTGATTTCAACCATGTTGCCATATTCAATCGCATTCTTGCTTTCATGGATAGGCCTCATGATTATTTGGTACATCTTCGGTCTGCCCCTCGGCCCCGGAGCATTTATCCACATCTAATCGATTTTCCGATTATCTGAAAATAACCCCGCCATGCCGTCCTTTGGCCGGCCGTGCGGGGTTATTTTTAAAAATCCCATGAGTCTTTTGCATTTCCAGTTATCGGTATTTTCTTGCCGAGGAATGTAGGCTTCACATTGAACATTACCAAAAAGCATGTAGATGTTTATGCCTGCAATTCCTATTAAAATTAAAGCAAAAAGAAAAATAATGCATAAGGTTATTTTTTTTATGGGTCCAGTCTATAACGGGAGCTGTACAAGGCGAACCATTGCAGCAAGCACAAGCACCGAATGGATCGAAATTGGCCATCCCCTTTGGGCAAATGAGTGAAACGGAGAAATTTCTTTACAAAAACAGTTGGAGTATGTAACATAATAAAATACTCCTTAGCTATTTATATTTCAATCCTGAATTAGTTAAAGCCCCTTGGAAAATAGAAATACTTTGCCCAGAGAATTCCAAGAGTTCTACAGGTAATCCAGAGGAGTTATTTAAGTTGGAAATAAGTTCAGTTTAAGAAAGACTCCTTCCAGGAAAAGCATGTATCTTCCTGGTTGATATTCACCCATTGAAAAGATAATCAACAAATCATCTTCATTTAAGTAATAAACCTGTAATCGCTGCTCTTTTGTCACAATATTGGATATGCCATCTGATTCCAGATGCAATTTATTTATTACATCTTGTTTGACCGGACAGTCTATTAATTTATGTGGAGTAATGTCATCCACAATAAATAACACAGATTTCCCCTCTATATTTAATTGAAAATCTTTATCGAATAGTCCATCCTCAATGCCATCGAACAATTTTGTTCTTTTGAATTCTAAAAGTCTCATCTTCGCTCAATTTTTCCACTATTTAATAATCCGTCGATTCCACCCTCAGAAGCAGGAATCTCATATTGTATACCTCCGCAAACCACATGAATAATTGTAACAGTTAAAGTATCTTCATCAACTGCGTAAAAGATTGAATAATTACCTACACTAAAGAATCTTATCCCACGAGATAACCATGGTTCTTTTGGATATAGATGATACCTATACGGCATAAAATTTAAGTCTTGCATTGCTTCATAAAGACGCTTAAAAACGGCATCGGCATTAATTTTTGATTTTAAATTATTTAATATGTAAGAATAAATACTGCTCAAATCTTCTTTTGCTTGATCTGAAATAACAACTTGGTATTTCATTAAATAAACCTTGACTTTATTTCTTCAAAAGCATCTTTTAAAGGAGTTACATTTCCATTAATCATATCGGTAAAACCTTTATTCATATTGGCTTCAAATTCTTCATCCGATTCTTTTAAAAGAGACATCTTTTCGTGTCCATATTGATACATTAAAAACTGCACATATTTTGAAATATCTTCCAAGTAAACATCCGGTAAGGTTTTTATCTGTTCAACAAGAGTTTCATAAGACATAGATTCCTCCGTCAATATAAATTAATTATGATTATTTTATCGTAAATATCCGTTTTTTTCAAGTTCATTTTTTAGCTTTATTTTTACGCTTTATTTTTAAAAATCCCATGAGTCTTTTGCATTTCCCGTTATAGGTATTTTCTTACCGAGGAATGTAGGCTTCACATTGAACATTACTAAAAAGAAGGTTTTTACCCTTGCTAGAGCTTCTCTTATTTCCCAGCTGATACGGGTTTCCCTGCTGTACCTTAAAACCTCAGGAGCTTCATAGGCTATAACATCGAGGCCTAGTTTTCTTCCTATGTAGACGGCTCTTGCGGTATGGAAGGCCTGTGTTACCACAACGGCATCTTCAATACAAAAGATTTCCCGGGCACGGTACATTGTTTCATAGGTAGAAAAACCTGCATGATCCATAAATATTAGATTTTCGTCAGTGCCGTAAATATCCTGCATAAAAATACGCATTCTGTTTACCTCATCATAGCCCTTTCTTCCGTGGTCGCCTGAAATCAAAACTCTTTCAGCTTTTTTGTTTTTTAAACAATTTACGGCAGCTTCGATCCTATCCCTCACAACGTGTGAAACCGTGTTTTTATATACCTTAGCTCCGGGGACAATCACAACATATTTTTCCGGCAAGGCGGAAATGTTTTTATAAATATAAGGTTTTGAATAGCTAAGCATGTAGATGTTTATGCCTGCAATTCCTATTAAAATTAAAGCAAAGAGAAAAATAAGGCATAAGAATATTTTTTTTATGGATTTGGATTTCATGTAAATGGGAGCTCCTTTTAATTATAAAATTGTACTTCTGAGCTATTAGGCATCAGGCGCTCTCCAGTGCATCAAGATTGCGGAATGCCGTTATAGATTGATAAATCTGTTTAAGATAATTTTTAAAATATTCATTCTTTTCTACATCAAAATTAGAATGGATTGTTTCCCCTTTATTTGTAAGCAAGATAGCTTCGGCTGTTTGAGAATCTTCAAAACATACATCGTTATCAGTATATGTAATTAAAATTCCATCTTTTTCACAAAAAATTTTACGATTCATAATAACCTCCTACGGTTTATATTATACCATAAAGAAGCGAATATGTGTATGGATGCAGGTTTAAAACACCATTGTTTTATTTACGCTAAAATATTAACCTTAACATAATTTATTTCGCTGCTACATTGTACAATCCGTAAAAACGTGGTACAATGCAAAACCTTAACTTAACTGAAAGGTCTTTAATTTTTTTGGAGGATTGTTTTGGCTCAACCGGATTATTTGAATATTCTTAATGAAGAGCAGCTTGCGGCTGTTAAGCATCAGGGTTCTCCTCTTTTGATTCTTGCAGGGGCGGGCTCAGGAAAGACCCGGGTTATTACCACCAAAATTGCATACCTTATTGCCGAGCATAATGTCGAACCTGAACGTATCCTAGCCGTAACTTTTACAAACAAAGCTGCCAAAGAAATGTCCGAAAGAGCATCTTATCTGGATAAAAGAGCAGAGCGGGCAATGATCCGAACCTTTCATTCTTTTGGAGCATGGATTTTACGCATGTATGCGGAATGGGCAGGGCTTTCACATAATTTTACAATCTATGACGACGACGACGCTCTTTCCCTTTTGACGCAAGCCTCCCCTGCCCTTACAAAAAATGCAGCCCGCGGTATCATAAAAAAAATTTCGCGAGCAAAGGATTATTGCCTTCTCCCCGATGATCCGCTTTTGCAGGAAGTTGATCCTAATCCCGAATTTGCAAAAATCTATTCCGACTATCAAAAGAGATTAAAAGAAACCGGAAACGTAGACTTCGGGGATCTTATCATGATTCCTGTTATGCTCTTAAAAGAAAATCCGCAAATCAGAGCCTCTCTTCAAAACCGGTTTTCCGTAATAATGGTTGATGAATATCAGGACTCGAACATAGCCCAATTTGAATTCTTAAAAGTTCTCACAGGAGAAAATACCTATATCTGCGTTGTAGGAGATGATGACCAATCGATCTACCGTTTCCGCGGAGCCGAAGTTCAAAACATACTGACCTTTTCCGATACTTTTAAAAACACGAAGATAATAAGGCTCGAAAAAAATTACCGTTCATACTCTGAAATTCTTGCGGTCGCAGATTCCGTCGTAAAAAAGAATACGGGACGTCTCGGTAAAACTCTTGTTGCCGAAAGAGGAAAGGGACAAAAACCTCATATTTATTTTTTGCCTAATCAGGAAACCGAGGCGGAACTTTGTGCCCGTCTTATATCGC
The DNA window shown above is from Treponema denticola and carries:
- a CDS encoding type II toxin-antitoxin system RelE/ParE family toxin, whose protein sequence is MKYQVVISDQAKEDLSSIYSYILNNLKSKINADAVFKRLYEAMQDLNFMPYRYHLYPKEPWLSRGIRFFSVGNYSIFYAVDEDTLTVTIIHVVCGGIQYEIPASEGGIDGLLNSGKIERR
- a CDS encoding SanA/YdcF family protein, with amino-acid sequence MKSKSIKKIFLCLIFLFALILIGIAGINIYMLSYSKPYIYKNISALPEKYVVIVPGAKVYKNTVSHVVRDRIEAAVNCLKNKKAERVLISGDHGRKGYDEVNRMRIFMQDIYGTDENLIFMDHAGFSTYETMYRAREIFCIEDAVVVTQAFHTARAVYIGRKLGLDVIAYEAPEVLRYSRETRISWEIREALARVKTFFLVMFNVKPTFLGKKIPITGNAKDSWDF
- a CDS encoding AbgT family transporter; protein product: MDKKKNKEVSGFLKGVERIGNKLPHPAIIFLILSIIVIIVSALAEAYGTPVTYFDAKKGKEVTIGAVSLLNLDGLRYILNTATKNFTGFAPLGTVLVAMLGVGVAEWTGLINTSLKKLLSGVHPRLLTVVVVFAGIMSNVASDAGYVVVIPLGAIVFANAGRHPMAGLAAAFAGVSGGFSANLMLGTIDPLLTGITVEALHNAGMDIAIDPTCNWFFMIVSTFILTVVGTFVTEKIVEKNLGTYNGSYKPDNMPISDVENKGLKLAGISVLIMAVILIIGLFGLPKLPGLAVLREIDPKTGESSISNFMHGGLLPVILLIFLIPGLIYGKKTGKINSSHDLVKGMSQAMSSMGGYLVLSFFAAQFVNYFGKTNLGTIISVNGANFLKSIGFTGLPLIISFVIISAFLNLFMGSASAKWAIMAPIFVPMMVNLGLSPALTQVAYRIGDSSTNLITPLMSYFAMIVVFMKKYDEDSGLGTLISTMLPYSIAFLLSWIGLMIIWYIFGLPLGPGAFIHI